A stretch of Labrus mixtus chromosome 7, fLabMix1.1, whole genome shotgun sequence DNA encodes these proteins:
- the LOC132978161 gene encoding inhibin beta B chain — translation MPVISRCPDALIGASLQRVTSFGGLPQISSTIRRVQLHSFLATPRSVQLPTRHSDNIWELVTSKKNNSGKDIRFIFICSFYARRIKMHLFTSESKMTPSFSVPAFLFLVPFLLKGLCVRGSPGCASCGLSAMEKDAEERLLTEIAKQQLLDKLHLKERPNISQTVPREALLTALRKLHSGRVRQDGTLELENNIPTKDQGYEIVSFADIDDMGSGDGAGLSLTFQFLQERGQSIQVLQSSLWIYARSSGDPNRDSRLPARVFLTTEGGAYGSNRTLVIEKMLEVQESNWHTFPITRTLQTFLDGGQHRLRLEVSCDEDGKNLCSLDGSADSLHQPFMVAQVHLREDRSKHLLRKRSLRCGDDVTVCCKRDFYIKFKDIQWHDWIIAPEGYHMNYCMGQCPQHLSGSPGMASSFHATVFSQLKVNGINTATSSCCVPTERRPLSMVYFDSQHSIVKRDVVDMIVESCGCT, via the exons ATGCCAGTAATTTCTCGGTGCCCCGATGCGCTCATTGGTGCGTCCCTCCAACGTGTCACCAGTTTTGGTGGATTACCCCAGATATCTTCAACCATCAGGAGGGTGCAACTTCACTCTTTTCTCGCAACTCCTCGCAGTGTCCAGCTGCCAACGAGACACTCTGACAACATTTGGGAACTTGTGACTTCAAAAAAGAACAACTCAGGGAAAGATATtagattcatttttatttgttctttttacgCACGcagaataaaaatgcatttatttactTCAGAGTCCAAGATGACGCCGTCTTTCTCAGTCCCTGCCTTTCTGTTTTTGGTACCCTTTTTGTTGAAGGGTCTCTGCGTCAGAGGCTCTCCAGGCTGCGCGTCTTGCGGGTTGTCTGCGATGGAAAAAGACGCAGAGGAAAGGCTGCTGACAGAAATCGCAAAGCAACAACTTTTGGACAAGCTGCACCTGAAAGAGAGACCAAATATCAGTCAGACAGTGCCCCGGGAGGCGCTCCTCACTGCGCTGCGCAAACTGCACTCGGGGCGCGTCAGACAGGATGGGACTCTTGAGCTAGAGAACAATATACCTACCAAAGATCAAGGCTATGAAATAGTGAGCTTTGCAGATATAG ATGATATGGGGAGTGGTGATGGAGCTGGTCTTAGTCTTACCTTCCAGTTCCTGCAGGAACGTGGCCAGAGTATCCAGGTCCTCCAGTCTTCTCTGTGGATCTACGCCCGCTCCTCCGGGGACCCTAACCGAGATTCCCGCCTCCCTGCCAGGGTTTTCCTCACCACAGAGGGGGGGGCATATGGCTCTAACCGCACCCTGGTGATAGAAAAAATGCTGGAGGTCCAGGAGAGTAACTGGCACACCTTCCCTATCACCCGCACCCTGCAAACCTTCCTGGATGGAGGCCAGCATCGTCTACGTCTGGAGGTCAGCTGTGATGAGGATGGGAAGAACCTCTGCTCCCTTGACGGCTCTGCTGACAGCCTCCACCAGCCCTTCATGGTGGCCCAGGTGCATCTCCGTGAAGACCGCTCCAAGCACTTACTCAGGAAGCGCTCACTGCGCTGTGGGGACGATGTCACCGTGTGCTGTAAGAGAGACTTCTACATCAAGTTCAAAGATATCCAGTGGCATGACTGGATCATTGCACCCGAAGGCTACCACATGAACTACTGCATGGGTCAGTGCCCTCAACACCTGTCTGGCTCACCTGGTATGGCATCCTCGTTCCATGCCACTGTCTTCAGCCAGCTGAAAGTCAACGGCATTAACACGGCTACATCTTCATGTTGTGTTCCCACTGAGCGTCGGCCTCTCTCCATGGTTTACTTCGACTCGCAGCACAGCATTGTCAAAAGGGACGTCGTTGATATGATAGTGGAGTCCTGCGGATGCACATAA